A DNA window from Parabacteroides johnsonii DSM 18315 contains the following coding sequences:
- a CDS encoding HAD family hydrolase, protein MRSIIFDMDLTLVDTTLLEESRHRRDWTQAYSLIPHTTMYDGMAGVLEIIRKCNIKTCIVSTSPRPYIDKLVAYYHIPAQYIVGYHDAKPTKPHPAPMLKAIELMGISAKEAISFGDRVIDIQSSNAAGIESVACFWGTKERVELLHSGYSHAIVKPEEILTLIR, encoded by the coding sequence ATGAGAAGCATTATTTTCGATATGGACTTAACCCTGGTTGATACCACTCTGTTGGAAGAATCGCGTCATCGCAGAGATTGGACACAGGCATATAGCTTGATTCCACATACAACAATGTATGATGGCATGGCTGGCGTTCTGGAAATCATCCGCAAATGTAACATAAAAACTTGTATTGTAAGTACATCTCCACGGCCATATATTGATAAACTGGTAGCATATTACCACATACCAGCCCAGTACATTGTAGGCTATCATGATGCAAAGCCAACAAAGCCACACCCGGCACCCATGCTCAAAGCAATAGAACTTATGGGCATTTCGGCTAAAGAAGCCATATCGTTTGGTGACCGAGTAATTGACATCCAATCATCGAATGCAGCTGGTATTGAAAGCGTTGCGTGCTTTTGGGGGACAAAGGAAAGAGTAGAACTCCTACATTCGGGGTATTCTCATGCCATTGTCAAACCGGAAGAGATACTAACCTTAATAAGATGA
- a CDS encoding YqkE family protein: protein MKSIFAYIFKHKDYNNVVTTYDKVIKNYKSAYEVWMKQQSRPLLKGYEHKEIVAEHFSEIRTIDSWMKTYSQLIRSNKEAVDRFIGTKSSYHSFVEIQRVGQSKNRIENIASVLKEAHRIEHKYSKAWKNFSHGRIFDDIPLDELNTVDEEKFEIKNCFLALYDNHAKLISLIAGCRKFCLNSFSKDEIDSEAEIIHILSSNESETVTSFNADICIDDEKKLKRAILDSIYYGEKCNFTDSFTIADFYDLRSNFDEIGIPFDDAVLAKQKNANAIKAFNKAKYGKSEIYISDYFDVVKVGSELFLYVEKYNQEQESREAAKHLRQIYSMGFNAIYGTIDLDECDFSLILEILNSETNINSKDRELQEIERERKEAEQRRRDEERKQQEKNALLKCVSDWYTHTWNGSVKHKWCCDYYSYKNYKDYATSEMWDAWKFIWSFKNDPFKNVSEYEHDMALNRAVKWTENILSETFGTDVSKLTLVCLTASTRMKNDRRFKLFAEKVCSDLNMYNAYNHINIVADGEAKHEGGTVAVGKSYDANWFKNKYIVLFDDVRTSGNGIEHEKRILESFGATIICAITLGQTKSW, encoded by the coding sequence ATGAAATCCATATTTGCCTACATATTCAAGCACAAGGACTATAATAATGTTGTAACAACCTACGACAAGGTAATTAAAAACTATAAATCTGCTTATGAAGTTTGGATGAAACAGCAATCCAGACCATTGTTGAAAGGCTATGAGCATAAAGAGATTGTTGCTGAACATTTCTCGGAAATAAGAACCATAGATTCTTGGATGAAAACCTATTCACAACTGATACGTTCAAATAAAGAGGCTGTGGATAGATTTATCGGAACGAAGAGTTCCTACCATTCTTTTGTGGAAATTCAAAGGGTTGGTCAATCCAAGAACCGAATTGAGAATATTGCTTCAGTTCTTAAAGAAGCCCATCGGATTGAACATAAATACAGTAAAGCATGGAAGAACTTTTCTCACGGCAGAATATTCGATGATATTCCTTTAGACGAGTTGAATACTGTCGATGAGGAAAAATTTGAAATCAAAAATTGTTTCTTGGCATTATATGATAATCATGCTAAATTGATAAGTCTCATAGCTGGCTGTAGAAAATTTTGTCTCAACTCTTTTTCCAAAGATGAAATTGATTCTGAGGCAGAGATTATTCATATTTTGTCTTCCAACGAATCAGAAACCGTAACATCTTTCAATGCAGACATATGCATTGACGATGAGAAAAAATTGAAAAGAGCTATTTTGGATTCAATCTACTATGGCGAGAAATGCAACTTTACTGACAGTTTCACGATAGCTGACTTCTATGATCTCCGCAGCAACTTTGATGAAATAGGGATACCATTCGATGATGCAGTCTTAGCAAAACAGAAGAATGCCAATGCCATTAAAGCTTTTAATAAAGCAAAATATGGTAAGTCAGAGATTTATATAAGCGACTATTTTGATGTTGTAAAAGTAGGAAGCGAACTATTCTTGTATGTTGAAAAATATAATCAAGAACAAGAATCAAGAGAGGCCGCAAAGCATTTGCGACAAATCTATTCAATGGGATTCAATGCAATATACGGCACTATAGATTTAGATGAATGTGACTTTTCGCTAATACTGGAAATCTTAAATTCCGAAACTAATATCAATAGCAAAGACCGGGAATTACAGGAGATTGAACGGGAACGAAAAGAAGCGGAACAAAGGCGTAGAGATGAGGAACGGAAGCAACAAGAAAAGAACGCTTTATTAAAGTGTGTGTCTGATTGGTATACACACACATGGAATGGTTCTGTAAAGCACAAATGGTGTTGTGACTACTACAGTTATAAAAATTACAAGGATTATGCTACGAGCGAAATGTGGGATGCATGGAAATTTATATGGAGTTTCAAAAATGATCCGTTCAAAAACGTTAGTGAATACGAACATGATATGGCATTAAATCGAGCTGTTAAATGGACTGAAAATATACTAAGTGAGACCTTTGGCACAGACGTTTCCAAACTTACGCTCGTGTGCTTAACAGCTTCCACCCGTATGAAAAATGATAGACGTTTCAAACTGTTTGCCGAAAAAGTATGCAGTGATTTAAATATGTATAATGCTTACAACCACATAAATATTGTAGCAGATGGAGAAGCTAAACATGAAGGAGGAACAGTTGCCGTAGGAAAATCGTATGACGCAAATTGGTTCAAGAACAAATACATTGTTTTATTTGATGATGTACGTACTTCTGGTAACGGTATAGAACATGAAAAAAGAATTCTTGAATCATTTGGGGCAACTATTATTTGCGCTATAACATTAGGACAAACCAAATCATGGTAG